TTTTGCCATGCTGCAAGCCCAACTGTAGTAAAAAAAACCAAGTTACCATTTTTTCCAgatgaaaacatgaataaacCAGGAAGGAGTTTTATGCACCGGGAAGTGCTCTGATGCAGTTATGGATTGTTATGGGAGTTATTGGCCAATGTGATGGGGGATTCcagattttgtgtttatggACTTAGACCAGAGATAGACAGAAAAGGGGTTAGAGGAAGGGGGAATAACATGACAAAGACATGACAATAGAGAACTTCTTTATGTTTGTCATTATCCATCCGCAGCTGAAGTTTTGTACTAAAAGGCATCTTGAGAATGGTTTAGTgtggctctagagatggcaacGCCGgtcagtcagtcggtccaccacgttggtccagactgaaagatTGCGACAAattttggatggatttccaCAAAAcctggtacagatattcatggttcccagaggatgagaatgaaatgtctcaataactattggatggacggCCAGGAAACTGGTGATCACCTGACCATTAGCATTTACGTCCAAGTACCACTGTGACTAAGTACAGCCTGAGAGAGCTGcaagcatggctgcagactttAAATCTTGTTCAGAGAAGAGAGCATTAGTCTTTTACTTCCCCTAGTATTTACCATCTCTTCTTCACTAATGCTTTGTTGCAGATCTGCGTGCCACTGGCCTGAAGAAGGGCATGTTTTTCAATCCGGACCCGTACCTGAAGATGTCCATCCACCCGGGGAAGAGGAGCGTCTTCCCCATCTTCAGCCACCACGGACAAGAACGACGATCAGCCATCATCGCTAACACCACCAACCCCGTCTGGCATGGAGAGGTGACATTTAGGCTTTTATACACCACACCACACCACTACACTGAGAAACAGCACTCAGAGGATGTatccaaacacacattcactcagacacacacacattctctttcAAACAATATATTCTCAATACACAAGTGAGAATGTATTGACTGTATATGTTTTTGCCTCTCTGCAGAAATACACGTTTGTAGCACTAATGACAGACATCCTGTACATCGAAGTAAAGGACAAGTTTGCGAAAAGTCGACCGATCATCAAGCGCTTCCTCGGTCAGCTCACTATCCCTGTGCAGCGGCTTATTGAAAAAATACCTGGGTAGGTGAAaaacatatagacacacaccgACATAAGTTCACTCTCAcagaattacacacacacacacaaacagcacataTGCTATGTGTACTTGTATGTAACACCAGTTCAGCAGCTTCAGTTCAGTCAGAAGGACATATTGTATGACCTACTTCATTACTTAAATTTGATGTGTGCAATGTCGCAGATATCATGCTGTTAGTATCTGTTTTTCGCTTTTTGTTTGGCTGTCCAGAGTCCAGCCTGTGAGTTTCTCCCTGTGTCGGCGCCTGCCCACTGAACATGTAAGCGGCCAGTTGCAGTTTAAAGTGGAGCTCACCTCGACCGGGCCTGATGGTAAATCTGcctttaaattgtattttgcCGCTActatgtattttctttaaatttgtcTTCTCAACGTGGAAATACAACCTGTTCCTGTGCCTACTGTAGGAGCCTCTCCTGAGTCTATCATTGGCATGTCATCCTTGAATGGAGCTCCAGGGACTCCATCCGATGATGAGGACCTGCCCCATCATCTTCCGGGAGTGATCTCGGCAGGCCCTTCTCCTACTGGCTCCCAGGGCTCCCAAGGCATGTGGGAAGGCGGGGCCATGGCCTTCCCAGAAAAGGAGCTGCCTCTTGTTGGAGCCGAAGGTAGATTTGCGGAGCCTGTGAGCCTGTCAAGCCATGAAATGCTCCAGAGATCACTCATTGAGGGCCTGGATGCCATTGAGGCCCCCAAAGGCCCTGGTGAAAGACCCCTGGGCGCGGCCTCGCCTAAACTGCGCTCTAgcttccccacacacacaaggctCAGCGCCATGTTGCACATCGATTCAGACGAGGACGAGGAGAGGTCTGGGGCCAATGACATCACTCCGGTGCCGCTGTCACCACTGCTGATGAATGGAGAACCTCCAGATGTCAGCGGCCCCGATGAAGAGGACCCGTTTCCTGAGCTCCAGCAGGAGCCTGAGCAGCTGGAGCCCTCAGTGCTAGAGGAGGAGCCCGAGGGTGCAGGTGGTGCGACAGACGACGTGCCCCCTGATGCAGAGGTGGCCCTGGAAATGGGGGCAGGTCTGGACTTGGAGGATGTTTTGGAGCCAGACGTCTTCTCCGAAGTGGAGGAGGCTCCTTTCACAGAGGCTTTGTCCCATAATGCTATGCCAGAGGATGAAGTGCATGAGGAAGGAAGGGGGCCTGGCGAGGACCTCTCCTCAGAGATTGACACCTGCTCCATGGCAACAGCTCCGCAGACTGTCTTCTCATCATCGGACAGCTGTCCAATCACGTTGACTACTGCTGTGGTGAGTTCACAAACAGCTAATATGTTTGACATTCTGCTTGATAAGTGACTTAAatgatcaattatcaaaatagttgataaataattttctgtcattttacatATCAATTAATAAACTTATTGTTCAGTTATCTAACTgagttttaattgcttttagGTATATTTCACACACAGATTACCTTCCAAGCAAATCACATCAGCAGATGTCTGAAAGAAAATCTAAGACTCAAATTTCATATAAATGgatattttaacatgttttatttattatagaaaatgtatttattttaatttggattttatcagtgtttgttaaaggtgccctgtggagcttttttgtgaacaaacaaaagcaatttttgcattcagtgtttctcacctaAATGCACTGCGTGTATCTcctttttaagatattttaaatcATGCTTTGTTTGCTTGCTAGCTGTCGTCTTCTTCACTGTTTTTGTTGGTGCTTCTTGCCACTTCTTGGCATGTTACCACAACCAACTGTGGAAAAGAGTGGGGGGAAAAAGGCTTTTGGGTGTGAATCGTGACAGCCTTGTGCATGAAAAAACCCCATAAAAacctccatagcgctactagtggtcaaaaactccacagggcacctttaaccACTATAGTGAATTTATGCAAACAGACCTAAGTGTccaatgaaatgtgttttctacTGAACTTCAGTAGCAAGGTAAAAgttagaaaatgtattgaaaattTAAAAGTGATTTTCTGTCTTATTAATCAAGTGTGAAGCAAGaagcaattgagaaaataattcaaataattgATCCATCAGCCCCAGTTCAATTTAAGTGgtatatttttgtttcacaCCTGACTGTTTTTTTATAgctgctttttttgtttagaaatatttatgtactgtatattcatctACAGGTTACTGAGTGAAATACAACTGAAACTAATCAAAACAGCTTAACTTTTTTGTGAGGTCTATTGGCCGCTGTGAGTTGGTCACTTGCAACACTGCCACTAATTATTATCACAATTTCATAATGAGCAAGCTAGTAAACACCATAGTCTGCTCAGCTAGTCTTAGTTATGTCTACATTCTGGTAGTGTTCTAATAATATTTAGCTTTTGTCAAATGTCACCATACCATTTCTTTATCTTCTTTATCTTTGAGTGAATGTGTTGCCACAGTCCACTCTGCTGTGGCTGAGTGTCATTACTGTCCCCGTAGTGCACACAGTGTACTGAGCAGCAGTCTCTGCTGGGTCCTAGCCCCAGCTGGTTTCTGACACTGCACCATAATACTCTACTGTAGCACCATCATTCCACGTTCAATATACGCTGTTAAATGCATATTCTCAAGCAGTCAGTTAGCTGGAGCTAATTTTACCCAATGCGTGTGCGTAGCGAGTGGGAACCAGCTTTCTTTTGTTGCCTTGGTGATGGAACCAATGGTGCCTCGTGTTGTGAGCTGCCATTGGGGTTGACTGACTTCCTTCCTTTTGCAACAGAAGGTGTGAATGCCTTGGATATCAATGTATATGTGATTCACCTACTTCAGTATGAAACCCTGTCATTGTGAGGTTGACTTATTATAATTTTGTCCATTGTTTTcactcattatttttttattttgtgggaTATTTTGTAGGAAGCGGAGGAGGGAGCGGAGACGGCCATAGATCCTGGGGGAGATGTAGTTTCCGGCACCCCACCAACCAATCAAGCTGTAGATGATGAAGGTGGGGGGCAAGTCGTTTTCACTGAGGCTGAAGGAGGAGCTCCCCCAGCcagcgaggaagaggaggtccATGGGATCAGCGTGAGGAGGCTGAGCCTGCAAGCTGCCGGGGGCGTGGCTGAAGAACAGGCAGGGGCGGGGATAAAGCCACATGAGGAGGCGGGTTCTGTAGATTCAGAGCAAGTCACCACagaaacagatggagaggaaggtACTCCGCTTTAAATGACTCAGTGTTCACTTTTTGCAGAGGAAATTTTtcccaacaaatgcatttttgaaaTTACACAGTTTGGGTTCTGGCTAGATTTTACAGTGCAAAAGGTGCCTCTGTTGCTTAAAAGTAAATTGAACATCAGTGTCATTCAAACTTTgtcttttgtatgttttctggGTTCAGGTACTCACGTCAACGGCCATCCTGTACGTTCGCTTCCTTCTGTACGTCATGACATCCACCGATACCAACGTGTGGACGAGCCTCTACCTcccagtgagtgtgtgtgtctgcatgcaccGTATTGTTTGTCTATTGTATCTGTGTATGTCACCGCCCGTGTGTagcagtgtgtctttgtgtttatgcgtctgtgtttgtatgtgtatccaTGTCCTACTGATTCACTAAAAGTACAAATCCTGGACCACAAATGAATCCCAAATGACCTAAAGAATGACTATTAACACAGCGATTTCTCACTCTATAATGAGAAATGGTAGACAAAAGATGATGATAAAATGATCTTGCATttctttttagccacactagcagggCTTTAGTGTCTGTATGTCGGTCCACCGACTCCGCACTGAAATCCTGATAATTGCCAAGAAtgtttttacagacattcatggtccccagaggataaatcctaatgactttggtgatccccatgacttttcatctagtgctaCCATTAGGTTAATGGGTTCATGTGCCCCACAGGAAggattgtaataactttggtgattatctaacttttcctttagcgcACAGGTCAAATTTTTGATTTgttcaatattttggtttttgaaATTCCAGgaaaagtaatgacattcccatcagcctcagctgtattttgtgtttagtgttaattagcaaatgttagcatgctaacacactaaactaagatggtgaacataaacattaaacctgctaaacatcagcatgttaacattctCACTGtgaggatgttagcatgcttatgtTAGCATTTGGCTCAGCCTCGTAGAGCTACAAGCTACAACCTGGGGTTGTATATGCTTTAGATTTAGTTGTTGATGTTATCATCATTATCGTCATTAATTGTTAGCtagcatttatttttacagcgATGTTCCCCTGAGGCATTTAACACCTACTGTGTATCAATTATTAATTGCCTCTCAGACTGGGAGGCTCGGATCGACAGCCATGGGAGGATCTTCTTCGTGGACCACGTGAACAGAACCACCACATGGCAGCGTCCCACCGGACCTCCTGCCCCGCAGGGCCTGACCCGCTCCAACTCCATTCAGCAGATGGAGCAACTCAACCGCAGGTGGGCTTTATAAAGAGAAATGTATTGCAATAACCATCATGTTTTTCTCACAagtaaataacattatttagGTATGTATTCAATATCTCACTAAACCAAGGTTTTCCATTATCAGTAGTGGCTTTCAACAGACTagagaaccaaaacaaaatgcttACAAAAATGTCCTCTCACAGACctatgttttctcttttaatggGACATTGCCTCTGggtttctctttgtttccctTGGTCTTCAGGTTTTTGAACTAATGTAACTTTGAATAAACAAAGGTACACAAAGACTTTCAGTACTTTCAGGCAGCTTTTGTATTAATCTCTCTTCGCTCACACTGCCTCACTTTTAGTCTTTGACTTCGACTTTTAGTTAAGTTGTATTCAAGAGACTACATTCTTTGCTAAAATAGTAGAAAACTATACATTCACTacagtcattttctttttactctcaATCACAGGTACCAGAGCATCAGGAGGACCATAACCAACACTGATCGGGCAGAGGAAGCCTCGGTTGACCTGCTTCCTGAACCAGAAAGTGACCTGATGCCTCACAACATTTCTGGTTAGTTTCAATAGACCTATTACAGAAAAACATGGAAATAGAAAAATTAGAGGCTTCATTCACAAGAGCTCTGTACTCATTTTGAGGAAAAACATTTGCCCAATTAAATGACTCACCTCTTGAAAATGATTCATCTCTTAAAATACTATGGTAAGCCACGAGTCAGAAAAAGCtattattttatacacaaaGGTCTCAGAATAGCAGTAGTCTGTGGAGACGTTTCTTTTTATATCCATCACACATAATGCTGGATATGTAGTTTTGAAATCTCATGTTCATGAAATAAGCTGCTTTCAGTAGTGTCTCCCTGTATTAAGGTTTGACTACTACGTGTtgattttgttgcagaataCCGACGAGAAAGTGCAGTCGCTCACTCCAGTGGTCGTTCGCGTCTCTCCCTGCTGCTCCAGTCGCCCAGCGCCAAGTTCCTGTGCAGCCCTGACTTCTTCACCGTGCTGCATTCTAACCCTGTCAGTCTAACATTCTTCACCTCCACCACCTTTCACTCTGTACTCCTTTTACATAGATCTGTCTACATACAAGCAGACAAACTGTATTATGAAACTGAAAAGCAAATACTTTTGCACACTCAGAACTCTGAACTCAGAATTCTGAGTACTTATCACAGTCATGGGACTCGGATATAACTGCCGCCTGAATGAGCCACAGTGTCAGTTCGCCACACAGTGCTAGGTTTTAGTGCAGTACTGTAATGTAGCAAGTGCTGTTGTTTAGTAGGGGTCACACAGGGTGCTGAAATAAGTTAACCAGTTAACCAGTTGGTCATAAGCGATGATCAATGATGGCAATCATTATTTAgtagcattttttattttacacacattttttttgttacaaaTATTTGGCATCTCAAAGATGTGCTTGCATCTTTCTGTTTCATCATTGTAAGTTAAATACTATAAGCAATTTGAAAGGGTCAATTCACCTGTCTCTGTGGCAGTGGATGCTGTATGCACTGCTGTACTGATCCTACACTAATTATGTGAGACTGTAGTATGTAAATCATTCTTAATTCACTCGATTCAGAAAATTTTGtggatcaaaaaaaaaaaacactggcattAGAAAAATATTATCCACATTGTCCTCCATCTTGAGTGAATGAACTGGAAATTACCTCGAAGCTGTTCTCTTGTCTGCCTCCTGTCCCTCTCTGATGACCTCACCTCTCTGCCCAGAGTGCCTACCGCATGTTTACGAGCAACACCTGCCTGAAGCACATGATCAGTAAGGTGCGTCGGGACGCTCATTACTTTGAGCGCTACCAACACAACCGCGACCTCGTCACCTTCCTCAACATGTTCTCCAACAAGCAGCTGGAGCTTCCCCGGGGCTGGGAGATGAAGCATGATCATACtgggaaggtgtgtgtgtgtttgtgaccaTTAACCTTTGACTTTTGTCCTGGGATTACCGCAGCCCTGAAGGTCATGTGTATCCAGTGATTGTAATCTTTGCTCAgttgttcaattcaattcaattttatttatatagtgccaattcataacagaagttatctcttttcctatagagcaagtctagaccgtactctttataaaattatttaaagagacccaacaaatcccaccatgagcaagcatttggcgacagtggcatgaaaaacttcctttaagaggcagaaaccttggaaagaaccagactcaatggtgggcggccgtccgccgctgccgtgttaggtagagagagagagagaggttttgggagaggggggagagggaggcacaatgtaaataccacctagaattttttaaatagtagaattgtaattgtaatgttaatattaataaattaataataataggaatgacagctgtaggaagaataatgtcagtattagtaatagagccaataacaacaactgtagtagcagtcgtcaagcaggaacacggggcagcaggtggcccacaaccacagatccagactctgcagctccggaggtagaaatacctgctgaaagcaacagaaggagagagacgagaaagcacaaaattacgggagagagaagatgtcgagttagtaacatgcactaatgggataaaaatgcatacagatggagagggagagaaggagagaggaaagagatgcatcatgggaagtctcccggcagtctaggcctatagcagcatgactaagggatggttcaggaatcacccaagccaaccctaactataagctttatcaaagaggaaagtcttaagcctactcttaaatgtggagatggtgtctgcctcccgaacccaaactgggacctgattccacaggagaggagcttgataactgaaggctctggctcccattctacttttggagactctaggagccacaagtaaccctgcattctgggagcgcagtgttctagtcgggtaatacggtattatgagctctttaaaatacgatggtgcctgaccattaagagcgttgtaggtgaggagaaggattttaaattctattctggattttacagggagccagtgcagagaagctaatattggagaaatatcatctcttttcctagttcttgtcagtacacgtgccgcagcattctggatcaactggagagtcttaagggacttatttgggcagccggataataaggaattgcagtagtccaacctagaagtaacaaatgtatgcactaatttttcggcatcattttgagacaggatgtgcctgatttttgcaatgttgcgtaggtgacaTTGCAAGTAAGTAAGTCCACTAGTCTTACTTTCAGTGTACTGCAAGTGAAGATGTGTTTCTATGTACACATAGTGAAGTTTATCCATGCATGACCATGGGTATTTGCATCTCAATCCTCAGCCCTTCTTTGTGGATCACAACTGTCGCTCCACGACCTTCATTGACCCACGGCTGCCCCTCCAGAGTTCTCGCTCCACCGGGCTGCTGGCCCACCGCCAGCACCTGAGCCGCCAGCGCAGCCACAGTGCTGGGGAGGTGAGAGACTAGCCGCCACTCCACCAGTTATCACCTGGAGTCAACTTAAGGCTAGCAGAGGCACTGCAATGTTTATAGAGGCCAGTTTGAAGGAGAAAAATGCTTAGCGAGTTTCTGCATTGTGGACACAGGCAGGGAATTTGCAAGTCAAGTCAGTGGTAGAAAGTAGAAAGTTAATTGCAGTTAATTTTACCAATTTAAATTTGATATTTGACATAATCCTTTAGTACAGTGAAACATTCCAAGACTAAAAGAGATCCTACTGTGCCTTCATAGACACACTGTATGTCAAATAATTGATCCTTCTTATGTTGTTATAataaggaagagagacagatgcaCCATTGCTCCTATCTTGTTTCCACTCATCTCTTCCAGAGCTCTACTGTATGTAGGAATGACAAGCATCATTCAATTATTGTCAAATTAGTAGTGATACCTTAGTAAACACTAGGGGCCATAGTGAACATGATAGATAGCTTTTGTTGCCTCTTTAATCCATTTAACCTGCAACATTACTGGGTTCAATTATCTGGTTAAGATACTGGATTTTAGATAGGTCTGCTGTTAGGAAACAATCTGTGCATTGCATGCAGCAGGGAATGTTTTATAACAAGTCTTCCTCACTGATGCATTCAGAGGCTTTCTGGAATATCTGATATCTGACACTGCTGAAGAATAACCTTTTTATTACAGGAAATTACAAATTTTACATAGCTGTTTAACAATGTCCAGGATTACCTATAGTTTGTCTTCTAGGTTTGACTTTCTTATATACATAGTGGATGAATTTTTTTAGCAGCCATCTTAAATCTTGAATGCAGGgctgaatacattttcaccGTGATCAAATACCTATTTCAAACAAATTCAGATCTCTGCAGTTATTTTTATACAATACTGGAATGAACTGACACAAATGGTAGCTTGGGAGATTGTAAATCTATGTATGTGGTATTCTATGGAAAATGGTGGGCAgaaacataagaaataaaagagaTTAGTACTTAATGGGCGAGAACATCCAAAACTGACAGGCATCCAGCTGATGTCCAGAGGTTCAGAGTCAAGGCCAGTGTTGGGTGATGACTGGCAGGTGGATCGGTCTCAGAACTAGGATGCGACCTGAACTGTAGTGCTTCCTTTTGTCACAGGTAGTGGACGACTCTCGCCAAATCAACCCGCCCGTCATGCCACGCCCATCCAGCACCTTCAGCGGCTCCAGTCGAAGTCAGTACCAAGATGTGGTGCCTGTGGGTAAGTCAGGCAGAATCAAGTGTACACATGCATAGATACAAGCATAAAGTACAAACACACGCAAGACACAGATATAAATGCACATTCCTAATTTTCTCCAGCCTACAATGACAAGATTGTGGCGTTTCTACGGCAACCCAACATCTTTGAGATCCTGCAGGAAAGGCAACCCGAGCTTGCCAGAAACCACTCGCTCAAGTAtgtctctcactccctctctttttcctctcccttcctatttctgtctttcattgcttccctttttctctcccactctctcttcctctctagCCCGCCTCCATTATCATCATCCTGAACACACAGTTAACCTTTAATCCCAATGGATTGTGTCAATTTACCctctgacgtgtgtgtgtgtgtgtgtgtgtgtgtgtgtgtgtgtgtgtgtgtgtgtgtatgtatgtatgtgtgtctgcagggagAAGGTGCAGTTTATTCGCAGTGAGGGAGTCAGTGGGCTGGCTCGTCTCTCTAGCGACGCTGACCTCGTCATGCTGCTGAGGTGGGGGACTGAATTGGTCACTTGTG
This Siniperca chuatsi isolate FFG_IHB_CAS linkage group LG12, ASM2008510v1, whole genome shotgun sequence DNA region includes the following protein-coding sequences:
- the hecw2a gene encoding E3 ubiquitin-protein ligase HECW2 isoform X5 translates to MRPSLATAVLPPRTRSHNPPNLPVGGREHLSAPRRRSPHLRHTLSPENLRTLAERGGAAVDTVSVVSSPIGLPRANSDTDLVTSQSRSSLTASTLEYTLNRGQNLVISWDIKEEVDATDWIGLYHIDETNPSNVWDCKNRGVNGTQKGQIVWRLEPGPYFMEPETKICFKYYHGVSGALRATTPCITVKNPAVLVEGLAEQVGIEHPRKLISFTLTDLRATGLKKGMFFNPDPYLKMSIHPGKRSVFPIFSHHGQERRSAIIANTTNPVWHGEKYTFVALMTDILYIEVKDKFAKSRPIIKRFLGQLTIPVQRLIEKIPGVQPVSFSLCRRLPTEHVSGQLQFKVELTSTGPDGASPESIIGMSSLNGAPGTPSDDEDLPHHLPGVISAGPSPTGSQGSQGMWEGGAMAFPEKELPLVGAEGRFAEPVSLSSHEMLQRSLIEGLDAIEAPKGPGERPLGAASPKLRSSFPTHTRLSAMLHIDSDEDEERSGANDITPVPLSPLLMNGEPPDVSGPDEEDPFPELQQEPEQLEPSVLEEEPEGAGGATDDVPPDAEVALEMGAGLDLEDVLEPDVFSEVEEAPFTEALSHNAMPEDEVHEEGRGPGEDLSSEIDTCSMATAPQTVFSSSDSCPITLTTAVEAEEGAETAIDPGGDVVSGTPPTNQAVDDEGGGQVVFTEAEGGAPPASEEEEVHGISVRRLSLQAAGGVAEEQAGAGIKPHEEAGSVDSEQVTTETDGEEGTHVNGHPVRSLPSVRHDIHRYQRVDEPLPPNWEARIDSHGRIFFVDHVNRTTTWQRPTGPPAPQGLTRSNSIQQMEQLNRRYQSIRRTITNTDRAEEASVDLLPEPESDLMPHNISEYRRESAVAHSSGRSRLSLLLQSPSAKFLCSPDFFTVLHSNPSAYRMFTSNTCLKHMISKVRRDAHYFERYQHNRDLVTFLNMFSNKQLELPRGWEMKHDHTGKVVDDSRQINPPVMPRPSSTFSGSSRSQYQDVVPVAYNDKIVAFLRQPNIFEILQERQPELARNHSLKEKVQFIRSEGVSGLARLSSDADLVMLLSLFEEEVMSYVPPLLHPSHCLSSPQSSPGTQRANARAPAPYKRDFEAKLRNFYRKLETKGYGQGPGKVKLIIRRDHLLEDAFNQIMCYSRKDLQRSKLYVSFVGEDGLDYSGPSREFFFLVSRELFNPYYGLFEYSANDTYTVQISPMSAFVDNHHEWFRFSGRILGLALVHQYLLDAFFTRPFYKGLLRIPCDLSDLEFLDEEFHQSLQWMKDNDIEDMLDLTFTVNEEVFGQITERELKPGGAGIPVSEKNKKEYIERMVKWRIERGVAQQTESLVRGFYEVVDVRLVSVFDARELELVIAGTAEIDLADWRNNTEYRGGYHDNHIVIRWFWAAVERFNNEQRLRLLQFVTGTSSIPYEGFASLRGSNGPRRFCVEKWGKITSLPRAHTCFNRLDLPPYPSFSMLYEKLVTAVEETSTFGLE
- the hecw2a gene encoding E3 ubiquitin-protein ligase HECW2 isoform X4 — its product is MRPSLATAVLPPRTRSHNPPNLPVGGREHLSAPRRRSPHLRHTLSPENLRTLAERGGAAVDTVSVVSSPIGLPRANSDTDLVTSQSRSSLTASTLEYTLNRGQNLVISWDIKEEVDATDWIGLYHIDETNPSNVWDCKNRGVNGTQKGQIVWRLEPGPYFMEPETKICFKYYHGVSGALRATTPCITVKNPAVLVEGLAEQVGIEHPRKLISFTLTDLRATGLKKGMFFNPDPYLKMSIHPGKRSVFPIFSHHGQERRSAIIANTTNPVWHGEKYTFVALMTDILYIEVKDKFAKSRPIIKRFLGQLTIPVQRLIEKIPGVQPVSFSLCRRLPTEHVSGQLQFKVELTSTGPDGASPESIIGMSSLNGAPGTPSDDEDLPHHLPGVISAGPSPTGSQGSQGMWEGGAMAFPEKELPLVGAEGRFAEPVSLSSHEMLQRSLIEGLDAIEAPKGPGERPLGAASPKLRSSFPTHTRLSAMLHIDSDEDEERSGANDITPVPLSPLLMNGEPPDVSGPDEEDPFPELQQEPEQLEPSVLEEEPEGAGGATDDVPPDAEVALEMGAGLDLEDVLEPDVFSEVEEAPFTEALSHNAMPEDEVHEEGRGPGEDLSSEIDTCSMATAPQTVFSSSDSCPITLTTAVEAEEGAETAIDPGGDVVSGTPPTNQAVDDEGGGQVVFTEAEGGAPPASEEEEVHGISVRRLSLQAAGGVAEEQAGAGIKPHEEAGSVDSEQVTTETDGEEGTHVNGHPVRSLPSVRHDIHRYQRVDEPLPPNWEARIDSHGRIFFVDHVNRTTTWQRPTGPPAPQGLTRSNSIQQMEQLNRRYQSIRRTITNTDRAEEASVDLLPEPESDLMPHNISEYRRESAVAHSSGRSRLSLLLQSPSAKFLCSPDFFTVLHSNPSAYRMFTSNTCLKHMISKVRRDAHYFERYQHNRDLVTFLNMFSNKQLELPRGWEMKHDHTGKPFFVDHNCRSTTFIDPRLPLQSSRSTGLLAHRQHLSRQRSHSAGEVVDDSRQINPPVMPRPSSTFSGSSRTYNDKIVAFLRQPNIFEILQERQPELARNHSLKEKVQFIRSEGVSGLARLSSDADLVMLLSLFEEEVMSYVPPLLHPSHCLSSPQSSPGTQRANARAPAPYKRDFEAKLRNFYRKLETKGYGQGPGKVKLIIRRDHLLEDAFNQIMCYSRKDLQRSKLYVSFVGEDGLDYSGPSREFFFLVSRELFNPYYGLFEYSANDTYTVQISPMSAFVDNHHEWFRFSGRILGLALVHQYLLDAFFTRPFYKGLLRIPCDLSDLEFLDEEFHQSLQWMKDNDIEDMLDLTFTVNEEVFGQITERELKPGGAGIPVSEKNKKEYIERMVKWRIERGVAQQTESLVRGFYEVVDVRLVSVFDARELELVIAGTAEIDLADWRNNTEYRGGYHDNHIVIRWFWAAVERFNNEQRLRLLQFVTGTSSIPYEGFASLRGSNGPRRFCVEKWGKITSLPRAHTCFNRLDLPPYPSFSMLYEKLVTAVEETSTFGLE
- the hecw2a gene encoding E3 ubiquitin-protein ligase HECW2 isoform X2 — encoded protein: MRPSLATAVLPPRTRSHNPPNLPVGGREHLSAPRRRSPHLRHTLSPENLRTLAERGGAAVDTVSVVSSPIGLPRANSDTDLVTSQSRSSLTASTLEYTLNRGQNLVISWDIKEEVDATDWIGLYHIDETNPSNVWDCKNRGVNGTQKGQIVWRLEPGPYFMEPETKICFKYYHGVSGALRATTPCITVKNPAVLVEGLAEQVGIEHPRKLISFTLTDLRATGLKKGMFFNPDPYLKMSIHPGKRSVFPIFSHHGQERRSAIIANTTNPVWHGEKYTFVALMTDILYIEVKDKFAKSRPIIKRFLGQLTIPVQRLIEKIPGVQPVSFSLCRRLPTEHVSGQLQFKVELTSTGPDGASPESIIGMSSLNGAPGTPSDDEDLPHHLPGVISAGPSPTGSQGSQGMWEGGAMAFPEKELPLVGAEGRFAEPVSLSSHEMLQRSLIEGLDAIEAPKGPGERPLGAASPKLRSSFPTHTRLSAMLHIDSDEDEERSGANDITPVPLSPLLMNGEPPDVSGPDEEDPFPELQQEPEQLEPSVLEEEPEGAGGATDDVPPDAEVALEMGAGLDLEDVLEPDVFSEVEEAPFTEALSHNAMPEDEVHEEGRGPGEDLSSEIDTCSMATAPQTVFSSSDSCPITLTTAVEAEEGAETAIDPGGDVVSGTPPTNQAVDDEGGGQVVFTEAEGGAPPASEEEEVHGISVRRLSLQAAGGVAEEQAGAGIKPHEEAGSVDSEQVTTETDGEEGTHVNGHPVRSLPSVRHDIHRYQRVDEPLPPNWEARIDSHGRIFFVDHVNRTTTWQRPTGPPAPQGLTRSNSIQQMEQLNRRYQSIRRTITNTDRAEEASVDLLPEPESDLMPHNISEYRRESAVAHSSGRSRLSLLLQSPSAKFLCSPDFFTVLHSNPSAYRMFTSNTCLKHMISKVRRDAHYFERYQHNRDLVTFLNMFSNKQLELPRGWEMKHDHTGKPFFVDHNCRSTTFIDPRLPLQSSRSTGLLAHRQHLSRQRSHSAGEVVDDSRQINPPVMPRPSSTFSGSSRSQYQDVVPVAYNDKIVAFLRQPNIFEILQERQPELARNHSLKEKVQFIRSEGVSGLARLSSDADLVMLLSLFEEEVMSYVPPLLHPSHCLSSPQSSPGTQRANARAPAPYKRDFEAKLRNFYRKLETKGYGQGPGKVKLIIRRDHLLEDAFNQIMCYSRKDLQRSKLYVSFVGEDGLDYSGPSREFFFLVSRELFNPYYGLFEYSANDTYTVQISPMSAFVDNHHEWFRFSGRILGLALVHQYLLDAFFTRPFYKGLLRIPCDLSDLEFLDEEFHQSLQWMKDNDIEDMLDLTFTVNEEVFGQITERELKPGGAGIPVSEKNKKEYIERMVKWRIERGVAQQTESLVRGFYEVVDVRLVSVFDARELELVIAGTAEIDLADWRNNTEYRGGYHDNHIVIRWFWAAVERFNNEQRLRLLQFVTGTSSIPYEGFASLRGSNGPRRFCVEKWGKITSLPRAHTCFNRLDLPPYPSFSMLYEKLVTAVEETSTFGLE